From the Planctomycetota bacterium genome, the window CGCCGACCAGGGGACGTTCACGCCCGACACCTGGGGCGACGGGCTCGACCACCTGCCCTACCCGCGCGCGGTGCGCGAGGACTTCGCCGCCTGCCGGCGCGACCTCCTCGCCCTCGCTCCCGACGACGAGCGCCACGACGCGACGCCGCTCGCCGCGCTCCTGGCCCCGTATGGCGACCACGTGCGGCGCTGGTGGGATGCCTACTGCCCGTCGAACTGGGGCGGCTCGTCAGCCGACGTCGCCGCGTCGCTGGCGATCGACACGCTCCATTGGTGGGCCGGGCCCGACCGCTCCGACAGCCGCGTCACTTGGCCCGGCGGCGTCGGGGCACTGGCGCGACGGCTGGCGGCCGATATCGCCACGGCGCCGTCGGTCGGCGTGGTGACCGGGGCGACGGTGCTGTCGCTGTCGCGCGCGGGGCATGGCGTCGAGGTCACCTACGTCGCCGGCGAGCAGGTCACCGGGATCCGCGCCAAAGCGGCGATCGTCGCCCTCCCCAAATTCGTGACCACGCGGATCGTCGCCGGGCTGCCGGCCGACCAGCGCGGGGCGATGGAGCGGATCCATTACGCCCCCTACTGCGTCGTCAACGTCCGCTGCGACCGCCCCGTGCCGCGCCTCGGCTACGACACTTGGTGTCCGGGCCGACGGTTCACCGACTGCATCGTGGCCGATTGGGTCGGCACGGCGTCAGGGGATGCTCGAGGCGACGTCCTCACCTGCTATGTCCCGCTTGCCGAGGACGCGCGCGAGTCGCTCCTCGACGACGATCATTGCCGGGCGCTTGCCGCCGCGGTGGCCGACGATCTTCACGCCGCTTTCCCGGAGGGGGCGATCACGCCGGTCGAGGCCCATCTCTACCGCCGCGGCCATGCGATCCACTGCTCGGCACCGGGGTTGAGGAACCACCAACTGCGCGCGCGGCGGCCGTTCGGCCCGATCGCGTTCGCCCACGGCGACGTGGGGAGCCTGGTGGCGTCGAGCGCGGGGGCGATCCGTGCGGCGCGGCGTGCCGTCGACGACGTGGCGGCGTTTCTTTGAATCTTCCGCCGGGGTGTCGGCACGGGCGCGTCGCGGATAGTCTTCATCGATGCCCGTCACCATCCCCCCGCGACCGACGTCGCCGTGTGCCGAGGCGACGCTGCCCTCGCCCCTCGGCGAATTGACGCTCGTCGCCACCGAAGCCGGGTTGCGGAGCGTGTCGTGGGGAGTGAGGGGGGTGAACGGCCGGCAGCGGCCTGTGGCGTTCGACGGCGATCCCCACGGGGAGCGCGAGCGAGCGATGGCGATTCTCCGCGCTGCCGCCGAGCAGCTCACGGCCTACTTCGCCGGTGAGCGGACGGAGTTCGACATCCCGCTCGATCCCGGGGGCACGCCGTTTCAACGGCGCGCCTGGGCCGTGCTCCGCGCGATCCCCTTCGGCACCACGATCAGCTACGCCGACCAGGCCCGGCGCCTCGGTGATGCCCGCAAGGCCCGCGCGGTCGGCGGTGCCAATGGAAAAAACCCGCTGCCGATCGTCGTCCCCTGCCACAGGGTGATCGGCAGCAGCGGAGCCCTCGTCGGCTTCGCGGCCGGCACGGGCTCGAAGGCCTGGCTCCTCGACCACGAGCGGTGCCTCGCGATGGGCGGACGCCGGCGAGGAGACGTCAGACCCGGCAGGCGGCGCCGCTTCCCGACGCCTGGTTCCACGGCATCCGCGCCAGGAGCATCGCCATCCCGCAGGTGTCGGTGACTCCGGCGAAGACGAGGCCGCAGCCGACGAACCCCGCCAGCCCGGCGCCGATCGCACGCCAGGTCGCGTCCGGTCCGAAGGCCGCCAGGGCCGCTCCGCTGGCGACCAGCGACCCGGCGGCGATCCGCACCTGCCGCTCGAGCGACATCGCCTTGCGGCCGCGCACCACCGGCACCCCGGCTGCTTCACAGGCGGCGGTGCCCCCCTCGACGCTGAACACGTTGCCAAGTCCGGCAGCGAGCAACTGCTCACAGGCCTTCTGGCTGCGCCCGCCCGACTTGCAGATCACGTACACCGGCCGCGTGCCGGCCAAGCTCGCGATGGCACGCGGATCGAGCCGGTCGAGCGGCATGTTGCGGGCGTCCGTGACGTGGACCTCGCCATATTCGGCGGGCGTCCGCACGTCGATGAGTGTCACCGGCTCGTGCCGGCGACGGAGATCGGCGAGCACCGCGGGGGTGATCGTGGCGACCATCGCGACGTCCTCCATGGAAGGGCGGGAATCGGGGAGCTTCCGTTTCCCCGATCATGAACCGATCGTGCGGCCCGGTCGAGACGAAAAGCCGACCGGCCGCGCCCGATCGAGCCGCCGAATGAGGCTGCAGGGGCTCGAACCCTGGACCGACGGATTAAAAGTCCGCTGCTCTACCGACTGAGCTACAGCCTCGAGAGCCATCCTACAAGCAGACTGAGGCCGGACAACGGGCCGGTGATGGACCCGGCCTTCGGGGCGGGGAGAGACCCGGGCCCTGGAATCACGGTGCGCGAAGCGGCCGCGGAAGTGCCCGAGAGAGGACTTGAACCTCCACCCAGTTACCTGGACAAGAACCTGAATCTTGCGCGTCTGCCAATTCCGCCACTCGGGCAAGTGGCCGTCTGCAACGGCACCTGTGATGCTAGCAGCCGGTGAATCCCGTGCAAGGCGACCCCGGCACCGGCCGGTCTGCCACAATCGACCAGCCGCGGGAGTCTGTCCGCCACTCGTCGCCGCCACTCCCAGCGCCCCCGGACACCCACTGATGCCGCCGTCCCTTCACAGCCCGTGGACAACGCCCTCCGTGGCCTTTTCCCACTCAGGCGACCGCGGGAAACACGAAGGGTTGCCCGGATCGCCGGCGGCCGCACCCGGCGGCAGCTCGACTCGTCCACAACCTGCTACGCCGCCGTCGGCGACGCTGCACCGCGTGCTGGGGCCGTTCACCCTGTGGGGCCTGGGTGTCGGCTACGTCATCTCGGGTGAGTATTTCGGCTGGAACCTCGGGCTACCGGTCGCCGGCTCGCTGGGGATGCTCGCGGCATTCGCACTGGTCACCGCGATGTATGCGGCGTTCGTGTTCAGCTACCTGGAGCTCGCCTGCGCCCTGCCGCGGGCGGGTGGGGCGTTCGTGTATGCGGTGCGTGGTCTCGGGCCGGGGGCCGGGTTCCTCGCCGGCATCGCCCAGGCGGTGGAGTTCGTCCTCGCCCCGCCGGCGATCGCGATGGCGATCGGCAGCTACGTCGCCACCCTCGCACCCGCCGTCGGTCAGCGCCCCGCGGCGCTGGTGGTCCTGGCATTGTTCACGGTGGTCAATGTCGTCGGCGTCCGACAGGCGGCGCTGTTGGAATTCGCCGTCACGCTCCTGGCAGTCGGCGAGCTGGTGCTGTTTGCCGGGCTGGCGCTGCCGCACTTCCGCTGGGAGGCGTTCGCCGCCAACGGCTTGCCGCACGGCGTGGGAGGCGTGTTCGCCGGGATCCCGTTCGCGATCTGGTTCTATCTGGCGATCGAGGGGGTCGCCAACGCGGCCGAGGAGACGCGCGACCCGCACCGCGACATCCCGCGCGGCTTCGGCGCGGCCCTGGTCACGCTCGTGGTGTTGTCGGTCGTCGTGCTGTTCGGTGCCGTCGGGGTCGGCGGCTGGGAACGGGTCGTGTACGCGCCGGCCGACCTCGTCGCCGGCGTGGAGGGCGGCGTCGTGCCGCGCGCCGGCGCACCGCTGTCCGACAACCCGCTACCGCTGGCACTGGGGCAGTTCGTCGCGGCGGGGCATCCGCTGTTTTCGCTGCTGGTCGGGATGGGGGTGCTCGGCCTGGTCGCCTCGCTCAACGGGATCATCCTCGCCGCCGGACGGGGTCTGCTCGAGATGGGGAGGGCCGGATACCTGCCCCGCGTTCTGGGATGGATCGCCCCGGCGACCGGCACGCCCGTCGTGGCCCTGCTGACGACGTTCGTGATCGGCGCCGCGGCGGTCGTCGCCCTCGACACGACGCTGTTGATCACGCTGTCGGCGTTCGGCGCGGTGACGCTGATGATCGTCTCGATGGTGGCGCTCCTCCGCCTGCGGGTGACGGAGCCCGACCTGCCGCGGCCCTGGCGTGCGCCGGGCGCGCCGTGGGTGCCGCTGGCGGCACTCGGCCTGGCGACGATGTCGCTGGTGGCGATGGGATGGTCCAATCGGGGCGATGCGGCCACCTGGTGGCGCTCGGGCACGGCGCAGTACACGCTGGTGATGACGGTGGCGGGCATCGCCTGGTGGACAGTGCTACGGCGCCGGATCGATCCCCACGCCGTCGCCGACGCCCACCACGTCGATCCTCACGTCCCCCACACCCCGCCCCCGCGTCCATGAGCCGTTACGCGACCACCCTCGGCGGCGTGACCCACGCCTTCGGCGACCTGAAGACGCTGCTGGCGCGCGCCAGCCCCCCGCGCAGCGGCGACGAACTGGCAGGGATCGCCGCCGGCGCCGAAGAGGAGCGGATCGCCGCCCGGTTCGTCCTCGCCGACGTGCCCCTCGCGCGATTCCTCGCCGAACCGCTGATCCCCGCCGAGGACGACGACGTCACGCGGATGCTCCTCGACACCCACGACAACGCGGCTTTCGCGCCGCTGTCGCATCTCACCGTCGGTGGATTTCGCGAGTGGCTCCTCGACCCGTACACCGACGGCACGGTACTGGCCGCCGTCGCCGCCGGCATCACGCCGGAGATGGCGGCCGCGGTCAGCAAGCTGATGCGCGCCCAGGACCTGATCCTGGTGGCGCGGAAATGCCGGGTCGTGACCCGATTCCGCGACACGGTCGGCCTGCCCGGGCGGCTCGCCGTCCGCATCCAGCCCAACCACCCCACCGACGACCCGCTGCCGATCGCCGCCGCGATCCTCGACGGCCTGGCGCACGGCTGCGGCGACGCCGTGATCGGCATCAATCCCGCCACCGACAGCGTCGATCGCGTGGTCACGCTCCTGCGCCTGCTCGACGAATGGATCGCCGCCTGGCGGATCCCGACGCAGTCGTGCGTCCTCGCCCACGTGACCACGCAGCTCGAGGCGCTCGAGCGTGGTGCCCCGGTGGATCTGGTGTTCCAGTCGATCGCCGGCACCGAGGCGGCCAACCGCTCGTTCGGGATCACGCTGGCGATGCTCGCCGAAGCGGAGGAGGCGGCGCGGGCGCTGGGCCGCGGCACGGTCGGTGACCATGTGATGTACTTCGAGACCGGGCAGGGGTCGTGCCTCTCGGCCGGTGCCCACCACGGCGTCGACCAGCAGACGCTCGAGGCCCGTGCCCACGGCGTGGCCCGGCGCTTCCGGCCGTTGCTGGTCAACACGGTCGTCGGGTTCATCGGCCCGGAGTACCTCGCCGACGGCCGGCAGATCACCCGGGCCGGGCTCGAAGACCACTTCTGCGGCAAGCTGCTCGGCCTGCCGATGGGCTGCGACGTCTGCCACACCGTCCATGCCGACGCCGGCCCCGACGACCTCGACGGGCTGCTGTTCCTCCTCGGCACGGCGGGGTGCAGCTACGTGATGGGTGTCCCTGGCGGCGACGACATCATGCTCAACTACGTCTCGACCTCGTACCACGACGCCGCGGCGCTGCGGCAGGCACTCGGCCTCCGCCCGGCGCCGGAGTTCGAAGCCTGGGCGACGGAGGTCGGCATCCTCGACGGCGCCGGGCGCCTCGCCCCCGAGCCGGCCCATCGCCTCGCCGCGAGGCTACCGGCGCTTCCCGGGCTGGCCAGCACCGCGGTGATTCCCCGATGAGCGACGACGCCGGCCCCGGCGGCGCGGTGACCCAGCCGGGCAGCCGGCCGTGGCCGCCACTGGCGGGACTGACGCCGGCGCGAGTCGCCCTCGGGCGCGCGGGGGACAGTCTCACCACTGCGGCGCTGTTGGCCCTGTCGCTCGACCATGCCCGGGCCCGCGACG encodes:
- a CDS encoding ethanolamine ammonia-lyase subunit EutB translates to MSRYATTLGGVTHAFGDLKTLLARASPPRSGDELAGIAAGAEEERIAARFVLADVPLARFLAEPLIPAEDDDVTRMLLDTHDNAAFAPLSHLTVGGFREWLLDPYTDGTVLAAVAAGITPEMAAAVSKLMRAQDLILVARKCRVVTRFRDTVGLPGRLAVRIQPNHPTDDPLPIAAAILDGLAHGCGDAVIGINPATDSVDRVVTLLRLLDEWIAAWRIPTQSCVLAHVTTQLEALERGAPVDLVFQSIAGTEAANRSFGITLAMLAEAEEAARALGRGTVGDHVMYFETGQGSCLSAGAHHGVDQQTLEARAHGVARRFRPLLVNTVVGFIGPEYLADGRQITRAGLEDHFCGKLLGLPMGCDVCHTVHADAGPDDLDGLLFLLGTAGCSYVMGVPGGDDIMLNYVSTSYHDAAALRQALGLRPAPEFEAWATEVGILDGAGRLAPEPAHRLAARLPALPGLASTAVIPR
- a CDS encoding methylated-DNA--[protein]-cysteine S-methyltransferase translates to MPVTIPPRPTSPCAEATLPSPLGELTLVATEAGLRSVSWGVRGVNGRQRPVAFDGDPHGERERAMAILRAAAEQLTAYFAGERTEFDIPLDPGGTPFQRRAWAVLRAIPFGTTISYADQARRLGDARKARAVGGANGKNPLPIVVPCHRVIGSSGALVGFAAGTGSKAWLLDHERCLAMGGRRRGDVRPGRRRRFPTPGSTASAPGASPSRRCR
- a CDS encoding amino acid permease; translation: MLAAGESRARRPRHRPVCHNRPAAGVCPPLVAATPSAPGHPLMPPSLHSPWTTPSVAFSHSGDRGKHEGLPGSPAAAPGGSSTRPQPATPPSATLHRVLGPFTLWGLGVGYVISGEYFGWNLGLPVAGSLGMLAAFALVTAMYAAFVFSYLELACALPRAGGAFVYAVRGLGPGAGFLAGIAQAVEFVLAPPAIAMAIGSYVATLAPAVGQRPAALVVLALFTVVNVVGVRQAALLEFAVTLLAVGELVLFAGLALPHFRWEAFAANGLPHGVGGVFAGIPFAIWFYLAIEGVANAAEETRDPHRDIPRGFGAALVTLVVLSVVVLFGAVGVGGWERVVYAPADLVAGVEGGVVPRAGAPLSDNPLPLALGQFVAAGHPLFSLLVGMGVLGLVASLNGIILAAGRGLLEMGRAGYLPRVLGWIAPATGTPVVALLTTFVIGAAAVVALDTTLLITLSAFGAVTLMIVSMVALLRLRVTEPDLPRPWRAPGAPWVPLAALGLATMSLVAMGWSNRGDAATWWRSGTAQYTLVMTVAGIAWWTVLRRRIDPHAVADAHHVDPHVPHTPPPRP
- a CDS encoding FAD-dependent oxidoreductase — its product is MRTPRRHALRIAIAGPVLAGCPIHSSAAPSATALDSERYADCHRVRDGAAFPRPSRWRDADLVILGGGISGLSAARLCRDHDVVVLEKELLPGGHAQSTTLGGIPCSVGTAYVGRGDAAGLLAAELGLPLLPVASWDGTADQGTFTPDTWGDGLDHLPYPRAVREDFAACRRDLLALAPDDERHDATPLAALLAPYGDHVRRWWDAYCPSNWGGSSADVAASLAIDTLHWWAGPDRSDSRVTWPGGVGALARRLAADIATAPSVGVVTGATVLSLSRAGHGVEVTYVAGEQVTGIRAKAAIVALPKFVTTRIVAGLPADQRGAMERIHYAPYCVVNVRCDRPVPRLGYDTWCPGRRFTDCIVADWVGTASGDARGDVLTCYVPLAEDARESLLDDDHCRALAAAVADDLHAAFPEGAITPVEAHLYRRGHAIHCSAPGLRNHQLRARRPFGPIAFAHGDVGSLVASSAGAIRAARRAVDDVAAFL
- a CDS encoding rhodanese-like domain-containing protein, with the translated sequence MVATITPAVLADLRRRHEPVTLIDVRTPAEYGEVHVTDARNMPLDRLDPRAIASLAGTRPVYVICKSGGRSQKACEQLLAAGLGNVFSVEGGTAACEAAGVPVVRGRKAMSLERQVRIAAGSLVASGAALAAFGPDATWRAIGAGLAGFVGCGLVFAGVTDTCGMAMLLARMPWNQASGSGAACRV